The following nucleotide sequence is from Desulfovibrio aminophilus DSM 12254.
TTTCAGTCTCGCTGATCCCGCCGGGGTAGAAGAGAATGTCGCCGCGCGAGGGGTGGCTCGTGTGGTTCTCGTAGCCCACGCCCAGGTCGAGTCCTCCCAGGGGAATCCAGGCCGCCTCGCCGCTCCAGCGGGCCTGGATGATCCGGCTTTCAAAGGGCAGCAGTCCGGCGAAGGCCGCGCAGGTGGCGGGGGCGGCCTGCGTCTCCATGCGGGCCAGGAAGCGTAGCGGCCCGACCATGATCTCCAGCATTTCCATCGTCGATCTCCGTTTTTTTCAGTTCTCAGCAGCCCATGACCGCGCCGTCCGAACGCGGGTCGCTCGCGCCCTCCAATCGGCCGTCGGGGTGCAGTTCCACGGCCCCGGCGTGGCCCATGAGCGAGCTGAATGAGCCGACCAGTTCCACCTCGTGTCCCGCCCGGCGCAGGGCCTCCCGCAAGGCCGGATCGAAACGATCCTCCAGCTTGAGGCTCCGGCTTGCCACCCCCCAGGCCCGGCCCAGAAGCCAGCGAGGCGCGGCCACCGCCTCCTCCAGGCCCTGGCCGAACCAGACATGGCGGCTGTAGATCGCGGCCTGGGTCTGGGGCTGGCCGTCGCCGCCCATGGCGCCGTAGGCCAAGATTCGGCCGTCCTTGA
It contains:
- a CDS encoding DUF3830 family protein; its protein translation is MEMLEIMVGPLRFLARMETQAAPATCAAFAGLLPFESRIIQARWSGEAAWIPLGGLDLGVGYENHTSHPSRGDILFYPGGISETEILFPYGAACFACKMGQLAGNHFLTLTEGLDHLPELGRFVLWQGAQEIVFRRV